In Calothrix sp. PCC 7507, one DNA window encodes the following:
- a CDS encoding DUF2085 domain-containing protein: MRVAFGRELQINWVSAIADFMLVGMVFGPPVAPFLAASGVFLLPGIADIIYFMGNHVCPQPEMGLELASPFIMAVCMRCYGTVTGLLLTRLLYSATGGKGFYWLSQYGWSGAALSSVLMMAYPLELAAQIFGLWDFNNYLVTPFGLITGLAWGLFTMPILHGWQNKGLAIK, translated from the coding sequence ATGAGAGTAGCTTTCGGTAGAGAGTTGCAGATTAATTGGGTCAGTGCGATCGCTGATTTTATGCTGGTGGGTATGGTTTTTGGCCCGCCAGTCGCTCCTTTTTTGGCTGCATCTGGGGTGTTTTTGTTGCCGGGGATTGCGGACATTATTTATTTCATGGGTAATCATGTTTGTCCGCAACCGGAAATGGGGTTAGAATTAGCATCCCCATTTATCATGGCAGTGTGTATGCGCTGCTACGGCACTGTCACGGGTTTGTTGTTGACTCGCCTGTTGTATAGTGCAACTGGTGGCAAAGGTTTTTACTGGTTAAGTCAGTATGGCTGGAGTGGTGCAGCGCTCTCTAGCGTTTTGATGATGGCTTATCCATTAGAATTGGCTGCACAAATTTTTGGTTTATGGGATTTTAATAATTATCTCGTCACGCCTTTTGGCTTAATTACAGGTTTGGCATGGGGATTATTTACCATGCCCATATTGCATGGATGGCAGAATAAGGGACTTGCAATTAAATAA
- a CDS encoding TIGR00300 family protein has product MASRIRFLMCAPDHYDVDYVINPWMEGNIHKSSRDRAVEQWQKLHHVLKEHAIVDLVPPQKGWPDMVFTANAGLVLGDNVVLSRFLHKERQGEEPHFQQWFEQNGYTVHVLPKDLPFEGAGDALLDREGRWLWTGYGFRSELDSHPYLAKWLDIEVISLRLTDERFYHLDTCFCPLANGYLLYYPGAFDAYSNRIIEMRVAPEKRIAIAEADAVNFACNAVNVESIVIMNKASEALKSRLTDAGFQIIETPLTEFLKAGGAAKCLTLRVTEPVRDEVHANVSVESRIIRLEGHLLDSGLINRALDLIVDTGGSFQVLNFNLGEQRQSTSAAEVKVSAPSHEVMEEILSQLIDLGAVNLPQDERDAILEPVIQNGVAPDDFYVSTIYPTEVRINGQWVKVQNQRMDGAIAITQTADGSVAKCKILRDLEVGEQVIVDVLGIRTIRKPESREQRNSQEFSFMSAGVSSERRVELVVEQVAWELRKIRDAGGKVAVTAGPVVIHTGGGEHLSRLIREGYVQALLGGNAIAVHDIEQNMMGTSLGVDMKRGVAVRGGHRHHLKVINIIRRYGSIAKAVEAGIIKSGVMYECIHNQVPFVLAGSIRDDGPLPDTQMDLIKAQQEYAQLLEGAEMILMLSSMLHSIGVGNMTPAGVKMVCVDINPAVVTKLSDRGSIESVGVVTDVGLFLSLLTQQLDKLTSPYRAVIG; this is encoded by the coding sequence ATGGCTTCCCGGATTCGCTTTTTGATGTGTGCTCCAGACCATTATGATGTGGACTATGTGATCAATCCCTGGATGGAAGGGAACATTCACAAGTCATCACGCGATCGCGCGGTCGAACAGTGGCAAAAGCTACACCATGTCCTCAAAGAACACGCGATTGTAGATTTAGTACCACCCCAGAAAGGTTGGCCTGATATGGTGTTTACCGCCAACGCTGGCTTGGTACTGGGGGATAATGTTGTACTCAGTCGCTTTTTGCACAAAGAACGCCAGGGAGAAGAGCCACACTTCCAACAATGGTTTGAGCAAAATGGTTACACTGTCCATGTATTGCCAAAAGACTTACCTTTTGAGGGAGCAGGGGACGCACTGCTAGATCGGGAAGGACGCTGGCTATGGACAGGATACGGCTTCCGTTCGGAATTAGATTCCCATCCTTACCTGGCAAAATGGCTAGATATTGAAGTCATATCCCTGCGACTGACTGATGAGCGCTTCTATCACTTGGATACTTGCTTTTGCCCTTTAGCAAACGGCTATTTGCTGTATTATCCAGGCGCTTTTGATGCTTATTCTAACCGCATAATTGAGATGCGCGTCGCACCAGAAAAACGGATTGCGATCGCTGAAGCCGATGCGGTAAACTTTGCCTGTAATGCGGTCAATGTGGAAAGCATCGTCATCATGAACAAGGCGAGTGAAGCTTTAAAATCTCGCCTCACAGATGCAGGTTTCCAAATTATTGAAACACCGCTGACTGAATTTCTCAAGGCTGGTGGTGCAGCCAAATGTCTGACTTTACGGGTGACGGAACCAGTTAGAGACGAAGTCCATGCTAATGTCTCTGTGGAAAGTCGCATCATTCGCTTGGAAGGACACCTGCTTGATTCTGGCTTGATTAACCGCGCCCTAGATTTAATTGTAGACACTGGGGGCAGTTTCCAAGTCCTGAATTTCAACTTGGGAGAACAGCGACAAAGTACCTCCGCCGCCGAGGTGAAGGTGTCAGCGCCATCCCACGAGGTGATGGAAGAAATTTTATCTCAATTGATTGATTTGGGTGCGGTCAACTTACCCCAAGATGAACGGGATGCCATACTGGAGCCTGTGATTCAAAATGGTGTGGCTCCTGATGATTTCTACGTCAGTACAATTTATCCCACAGAAGTCCGGATTAATGGTCAGTGGGTGAAGGTACAAAATCAAAGGATGGATGGGGCGATCGCGATTACTCAAACTGCTGATGGTTCTGTAGCTAAGTGTAAAATATTACGTGACCTAGAAGTTGGTGAACAGGTAATTGTCGATGTCCTAGGTATCCGCACCATCCGCAAACCAGAATCCCGCGAACAACGCAACTCCCAAGAATTCAGCTTTATGTCAGCGGGGGTTTCCAGCGAGCGCCGTGTGGAATTAGTCGTTGAGCAAGTAGCTTGGGAATTACGTAAAATTCGGGATGCCGGTGGTAAAGTAGCTGTCACAGCAGGACCCGTGGTAATTCACACTGGCGGTGGCGAACATCTATCGCGCCTGATTCGAGAAGGATATGTGCAAGCGCTATTAGGCGGCAATGCGATCGCTGTCCACGACATCGAGCAAAATATGATGGGCACTTCCCTCGGTGTAGACATGAAGCGGGGTGTAGCCGTCCGTGGTGGACACCGTCATCACTTGAAGGTGATTAATATCATCCGCCGTTATGGCAGCATTGCTAAAGCCGTGGAAGCCGGGATCATTAAAAGCGGCGTGATGTATGAGTGTATCCACAATCAAGTGCCTTTTGTGCTGGCTGGTTCCATTCGGGATGATGGGCCTTTACCCGATACCCAAATGGATTTGATTAAGGCACAGCAGGAATATGCTCAACTCCTAGAAGGTGCAGAAATGATTTTGATGCTCTCATCCATGCTGCACTCAATTGGGGTGGGGAATATGACCCCCGCTGGTGTGAAAATGGTATGTGTGGATATTAATCCAGCCGTGGTGACTAAATTAAGCGATCGCGGTTCCATCGAATCGGTGGGTGTAGTGACAGATGTGGGATTATTTCTCAGTTTGTTGACTCAGCAACTGGATAAGTTGACAAGTCCCTATCGGGCGGTGATAGGTTAG
- a CDS encoding N-acetyltransferase, producing the protein MENLTISVEDNPDPKEIRAVISQILEYNNNHQKQEDVAYPLVILIRNTKGEIFGGLVGETHWGWLFVSHLWVAEALRGQRYGTQLMLKAEHEAKQRGCSHVYLDTFSFQALGFYESLGYQKFGILKDYPPGHQRYFLQKEI; encoded by the coding sequence ATGGAGAATCTAACAATATCAGTTGAGGATAATCCTGATCCAAAAGAGATTCGTGCTGTTATTAGCCAGATCCTCGAATACAACAATAATCATCAAAAACAAGAGGATGTCGCCTATCCTTTAGTGATTTTAATTAGAAACACTAAGGGCGAAATTTTTGGGGGTCTAGTTGGTGAAACACATTGGGGATGGTTGTTCGTCTCCCATCTTTGGGTTGCAGAAGCGTTGCGAGGTCAGAGGTATGGAACACAACTCATGCTGAAAGCCGAACATGAAGCCAAACAACGCGGCTGTAGTCATGTCTATCTAGATACGTTTAGCTTTCAAGCTTTGGGTTTCTACGAAAGTCTTGGCTACCAAAAATTTGGCATCCTGAAAGACTACCCGCCAGGACATCAACGATACTTTTTACAGAAAGAAATTTAA
- a CDS encoding glycosyltransferase family 4 protein, whose amino-acid sequence MQYHIALSRKFNLEDIDQEAQAGKRPGHVMWNIGQLLGAKIYVPGGESILPSDKMNARIMGNPEQWALARKLSTQLGEDDVVFCAGEDIGIAIAKICSKLAKRPKIVIFNQNIERLRVYLALKLFRLRDKIDFFMTASPSQADFLRRYFSLPEDRICLFTEQPTDISFFTPGSASPHKRRPIIGSGGLEKRDYVTLAAATKDLDVDVNICAFSPDIKALSKSFPKVIPSNMSHRYYDWSDLKQLYRDSDVVAVSLFPNNYQAGQSTLFEAMACRRPVVVTQSPGIIQDLVNAGCAIGVDFGDAVGMKQAIISLLNDPEKAEAIAQRGYELVQKQYNHKNYIESFTAKLTSRYGSPSKTADLVNSSRT is encoded by the coding sequence ATGCAATACCACATAGCCCTCAGCCGCAAGTTTAACCTAGAAGATATCGATCAAGAGGCACAAGCAGGTAAACGCCCTGGCCATGTCATGTGGAATATTGGTCAGCTTTTAGGGGCGAAAATTTATGTACCTGGAGGTGAATCTATATTGCCTTCAGATAAAATGAATGCGCGGATTATGGGTAATCCGGAACAATGGGCTTTAGCACGTAAATTGTCTACTCAACTAGGAGAGGACGATGTGGTATTTTGTGCTGGGGAAGATATTGGGATAGCGATCGCTAAAATTTGTAGTAAATTGGCCAAGCGACCAAAAATTGTGATCTTCAACCAGAATATCGAGCGACTAAGAGTTTATCTAGCATTGAAGTTATTTCGCTTAAGAGACAAAATTGACTTCTTTATGACCGCGAGTCCGTCTCAAGCTGATTTTCTCCGCCGCTATTTTTCCTTACCAGAAGACCGTATTTGTCTATTCACTGAACAACCGACAGATATATCTTTCTTCACACCAGGGTCGGCTTCTCCCCACAAACGGCGGCCAATTATTGGTAGTGGAGGCTTAGAAAAACGAGACTATGTAACCCTTGCAGCAGCCACAAAAGACCTAGATGTGGATGTGAATATTTGTGCTTTCTCCCCTGACATCAAGGCTTTATCAAAATCGTTCCCCAAAGTTATTCCCAGTAATATGTCGCATCGATATTATGACTGGAGTGATTTAAAGCAACTTTATCGAGATTCTGATGTAGTCGCCGTCAGCTTATTTCCGAATAATTACCAAGCTGGTCAATCCACTTTGTTTGAAGCTATGGCGTGTCGGCGTCCTGTGGTTGTGACTCAATCGCCAGGAATTATCCAGGATCTCGTGAACGCAGGCTGTGCTATTGGCGTAGATTTTGGTGACGCTGTGGGGATGAAGCAAGCAATTATCAGCCTCTTGAATGATCCTGAAAAGGCTGAGGCTATAGCCCAAAGAGGCTATGAATTAGTGCAGAAGCAATACAATCACAAAAACTATATTGAAAGTTTTACTGCCAAGCTGACTTCTAGATATGGAAGTCCATCAAAGACTGCAGACCTTGTTAACAGTTCCAGGACTTAA
- a CDS encoding oligosaccharide flippase family protein, whose amino-acid sequence MTPLKKLAVRSAIWTIFGYGTSQILRFASNLILTRLLVPEFFGLMALVTTLRVGLELFSDLGIGQSVVSNKRGDDTDFLNTAWTLQIIRGFIIWFFCLVVTVPVANFYGDTRLLWLIPIVGMNSVIDGFNSTTLYTVHRNLEMGRYTVFELILQAFSLSTLICLSWIYPSVFTLAISGLIASVVKMIASYWLIPGYKKNHFAWDKDAVTQIVSFGKWMFVASAVMFIAEQADRLILAKLLSFQMLGVYTVAYTLAGIPREVIKSLSTKVIFPTIANRVDLSRENLRAKIIPQRRLILIGFALGLAMLTSVGDLVIGILYDNRYREATWMMPILCCGVWFSVLFHTSSPVLLAIGKPLYSAQSNFAQFIMVAVGINLAFYFHGTLGAIIVIGFSDLPLYLVNLYGLWREKVLFIVQDIQATIFFLGVLTVLLVIRNFLGFGLPVNLTF is encoded by the coding sequence ATGACACCTTTAAAAAAGCTTGCCGTTCGTAGTGCAATCTGGACAATCTTTGGATACGGAACTAGTCAAATACTACGATTTGCTAGCAATCTAATTTTGACTCGTCTGCTTGTACCAGAGTTTTTTGGACTTATGGCTTTGGTAACTACCCTCAGAGTAGGTCTTGAGTTATTCTCAGACTTAGGTATCGGCCAAAGTGTGGTCAGTAATAAACGCGGCGATGACACAGACTTTCTCAATACAGCTTGGACGCTCCAAATAATTCGTGGGTTTATCATCTGGTTTTTTTGTCTGGTGGTGACTGTACCCGTTGCCAACTTCTACGGAGATACACGGCTTCTGTGGTTAATTCCCATTGTTGGCATGAATTCAGTGATCGATGGATTCAACTCCACGACGCTCTATACTGTACACCGTAATCTAGAGATGGGTAGGTACACAGTATTTGAGTTAATATTGCAAGCATTTAGTCTATCTACATTAATTTGCTTATCTTGGATTTATCCTAGTGTCTTTACCCTAGCTATCTCAGGACTCATAGCATCAGTAGTAAAAATGATCGCTAGCTATTGGCTGATACCAGGATATAAGAAAAATCACTTCGCTTGGGACAAGGACGCTGTTACACAAATCGTGTCATTTGGCAAATGGATGTTTGTAGCGTCAGCAGTGATGTTTATTGCTGAACAAGCTGACCGCCTGATTCTAGCTAAGTTACTATCCTTTCAGATGTTAGGAGTCTATACAGTCGCCTATACCTTAGCTGGTATACCCCGAGAAGTTATTAAAAGCCTAAGCACAAAAGTCATTTTTCCCACAATCGCTAATCGGGTTGACCTTTCGCGGGAAAATCTCAGAGCGAAGATTATTCCCCAACGTCGCCTGATACTAATTGGTTTTGCTTTGGGTTTAGCCATGCTTACGAGTGTTGGCGATCTAGTCATCGGCATACTGTATGACAATAGATATCGGGAAGCAACCTGGATGATGCCAATTCTGTGTTGCGGCGTTTGGTTTTCAGTTCTATTCCATACTAGTAGTCCTGTCTTGCTAGCGATTGGCAAACCTTTATACTCAGCTCAGAGTAATTTCGCTCAATTTATCATGGTTGCTGTGGGAATAAATCTGGCATTTTATTTTCACGGCACTTTGGGAGCAATTATTGTAATTGGCTTCAGTGACTTACCTCTATACTTAGTAAATCTTTATGGACTTTGGCGTGAAAAGGTTTTGTTTATAGTTCAAGACATTCAAGCAACTATCTTTTTTTTGGGAGTATTAACTGTCCTGCTCGTAATACGCAACTTCTTGGGTTTTGGACTACCTGTAAATCTTACTTTTTAA
- a CDS encoding acyltransferase — protein sequence MNSTKLIPTSVAKSKVHFQFIDALRGIACLWVVFFHANSDGRLTQLTSSLPAWVVTIVFNWGGLGVSIFFVLSGFVIAYSLREAKIDLAYWRSFNLRRFTRLSPPYYASILVVLAFGFLASYAKGEAFAPMHQPLSFERLLAHLFYLQDILRLTHINDVYWTLCLEIQFYVVFCTLLALAQWLDSKWNLRFSRAIVFVPAALLAALFPLGVFADNGRPFIFLPLWYGFLLGVFAYWSWRKDLQPKFFYLYSAVLLTGGVIQSSKFLIACVICAIAILEVARANRMMWLSWSWLQFLGKISYSLYLIHVPIMGAVFFLVSKRFPGKIEGEIFYLLLGTLICIASSAIMWQLVEKPSIKLSQKVKLVKNKEAISV from the coding sequence ATGAACTCGACAAAATTAATACCAACTTCTGTTGCCAAGTCTAAAGTCCATTTCCAATTTATCGACGCACTACGAGGCATCGCTTGCCTTTGGGTAGTGTTTTTTCATGCCAATTCCGATGGGCGTCTGACTCAATTAACCAGCAGCCTACCTGCGTGGGTTGTAACTATAGTGTTCAATTGGGGTGGGCTGGGAGTCAGCATTTTCTTTGTACTCAGTGGCTTTGTGATTGCTTACTCCCTACGTGAAGCAAAGATTGATTTAGCTTATTGGAGAAGTTTCAATCTGCGCCGTTTTACTCGGCTCAGTCCGCCCTATTACGCATCAATTTTAGTAGTTCTAGCTTTTGGATTTCTGGCATCCTATGCCAAGGGTGAGGCGTTCGCACCTATGCATCAACCTTTATCGTTCGAGCGATTGTTAGCACATTTATTCTATTTACAAGACATTTTGAGACTCACGCATATTAACGACGTTTACTGGACTTTATGTCTAGAAATACAGTTCTATGTAGTTTTTTGCACATTGTTAGCATTAGCACAGTGGCTAGATTCAAAGTGGAATTTGCGCTTTAGTCGAGCAATTGTGTTTGTCCCTGCGGCTTTATTGGCGGCGCTGTTTCCTCTCGGTGTATTTGCTGACAATGGCAGACCATTTATATTTTTGCCTTTGTGGTATGGCTTTTTACTGGGAGTATTTGCTTATTGGTCATGGCGTAAGGATTTGCAGCCTAAATTCTTTTACCTTTATTCAGCAGTATTGCTGACTGGTGGGGTAATTCAATCATCGAAATTTTTGATCGCCTGTGTGATTTGTGCGATCGCTATCCTAGAAGTTGCACGAGCTAATCGGATGATGTGGCTAAGTTGGTCGTGGCTGCAATTTCTCGGTAAAATTTCCTACAGTCTGTATTTAATCCACGTTCCCATCATGGGGGCGGTATTTTTCCTGGTGTCTAAGCGGTTTCCCGGTAAGATTGAAGGCGAAATCTTCTACTTGCTGCTGGGAACTCTGATCTGTATTGCCTCTTCTGCCATTATGTGGCAATTAGTCGAAAAACCATCCATCAAGTTGAGCCAAAAGGTCAAGCTTGTCAAGAATAAAGAGGCGATTTCTGTATGA
- a CDS encoding NAD(P)-dependent oxidoreductase, translating to MKLLVTGASGFLGQYVVAEALRRGHQVRAVVRKQTQLPWLSHPSVELIRWDLQQHPTPVDALHGVDAVIHLAAAKQGDFDTQYGSTVVATEKLIGAMVAAKVLRLVAISSFSVFDYLSVPVGETINEDSPLEREPKQRDVYAQTKLLQENIIRDFQQKSGGQVTILRPGMVYGRDYLWNACLGVKVSDRLWIRIGGQAQMPLTYVENCADAIVAAAESPAAIGQTLNIVDDDLPTQNVYADKLKNLLSPSPYTIPISWMVSNLVAQTFWLGNKLLLAGKIKLPGILVPARLHARFKPLSYSNIRAQQVLTWQPKYSLDAALARSCSDQELLNVPPQTSQTSSISSQ from the coding sequence ATGAAGTTATTAGTGACAGGGGCATCTGGCTTCTTAGGGCAATATGTCGTAGCTGAAGCACTGCGGCGTGGACATCAGGTAAGAGCAGTGGTGAGAAAGCAAACACAACTACCTTGGCTGAGTCATCCCAGTGTGGAATTAATCCGCTGGGATTTGCAACAACACCCTACTCCAGTGGATGCTTTACACGGTGTGGATGCAGTGATTCACTTAGCAGCAGCAAAACAGGGTGACTTTGATACACAATATGGCAGTACTGTTGTCGCTACAGAGAAGTTAATTGGGGCAATGGTGGCAGCTAAGGTTCTACGGTTAGTAGCAATTAGTAGCTTTTCCGTGTTTGATTACCTGAGCGTTCCTGTGGGAGAAACGATCAATGAAGATTCACCCTTAGAGCGCGAACCCAAGCAGAGGGATGTTTACGCTCAAACAAAGTTGCTGCAAGAAAATATCATCCGTGATTTTCAACAGAAATCTGGCGGACAGGTGACAATTCTGCGTCCAGGAATGGTGTATGGACGGGATTATCTGTGGAATGCATGTTTGGGTGTCAAAGTCAGCGATCGCCTCTGGATTCGCATTGGTGGTCAAGCTCAAATGCCCTTGACTTATGTAGAAAACTGTGCAGATGCCATTGTCGCCGCAGCGGAAAGCCCAGCGGCTATTGGGCAAACACTGAATATTGTTGATGATGATTTGCCTACCCAGAATGTGTATGCTGACAAACTAAAAAATTTGCTTTCCCCATCGCCCTACACAATTCCCATCAGTTGGATGGTGTCAAATCTAGTGGCTCAGACATTCTGGTTGGGCAATAAGTTACTGTTGGCAGGTAAAATTAAGCTACCCGGTATTCTTGTCCCAGCCAGATTACACGCTCGCTTCAAACCCCTAAGCTATAGCAATATTCGCGCCCAGCAGGTGCTAACCTGGCAGCCAAAATATAGCCTTGATGCTGCTTTAGCTCGTAGTTGTAGCGATCAAGAATTGTTAAATGTGCCACCTCAGACCAGCCAAACATCATCTATATCCTCTCAATAA
- a CDS encoding glycosyltransferase, which translates to MRIAYLTGEYPRATDTFIQREVATLREHGVEVHTFSVRRTGTEHIVGPEQQQERDRTFYLLPPNPINLLLAHLGLLLSSPGRYLQAIKLAWSTRQPGLKGGIYQLFYFLEAGILAGQIRQRQISHLHNHFPDSSGSVAMLAAELGGFTFSFTMHGPYIFFEPYRWRLDEKIKRALFVACISYYCRSQGMVFAPTDKWNRMHVIHCGIDPALFAPVDHQESGKRLLFVGRLAAAKGLPILLESLVSLKRSHPEILLTVVGDGPDRVELEQTTAKLGLSANVNFVGYKSQAEVRRYLEQTDVFVMSSFAEGIPVVLMEAMAAGLPVAATQIAGISELVENSVNGYLVPPGDAVTLANRVAQLLADHQLRNKFGKAGRAKVEQDFNIYQEVAWLHQVMSAALQSKVESIRPDLQQPTVTTKQKTATTHF; encoded by the coding sequence ATGCGTATAGCCTATTTAACTGGGGAATACCCGAGGGCGACAGATACTTTTATCCAACGGGAAGTAGCTACCCTACGTGAACATGGTGTGGAAGTACACACATTTTCCGTGCGGCGGACAGGGACGGAACACATAGTAGGGCCAGAACAACAGCAGGAACGCGATCGCACTTTTTATCTTCTCCCGCCAAATCCCATTAATTTATTATTGGCGCATCTAGGGCTGTTGTTGAGTTCCCCCGGCAGATATTTGCAAGCAATCAAGCTAGCATGGTCAACTAGACAACCAGGGTTAAAAGGTGGAATTTATCAATTATTCTACTTTTTGGAAGCAGGCATCCTCGCCGGGCAAATTCGACAAAGACAGATTTCACACCTCCACAACCACTTTCCCGACTCTAGCGGTAGTGTGGCCATGCTGGCTGCTGAATTAGGCGGCTTTACTTTTAGCTTTACGATGCATGGCCCTTACATATTTTTTGAGCCGTATCGTTGGCGTCTGGACGAAAAAATCAAGCGCGCATTATTTGTCGCTTGCATCAGCTACTATTGCCGTAGTCAAGGCATGGTCTTTGCCCCAACAGACAAGTGGAATCGGATGCACGTGATCCATTGTGGGATCGACCCAGCTTTATTTGCACCTGTTGACCATCAAGAGTCTGGTAAACGGTTGCTGTTTGTGGGACGACTTGCAGCCGCCAAAGGATTACCCATCCTTTTAGAAAGCTTAGTGAGTTTAAAGCGATCGCATCCAGAAATTTTGCTAACAGTTGTCGGTGACGGACCTGATCGTGTGGAGTTAGAACAAACAACTGCCAAGTTGGGATTGAGTGCAAATGTCAATTTCGTAGGCTATAAGTCCCAAGCGGAAGTCAGGAGATATCTTGAGCAAACTGATGTATTTGTTATGTCCAGCTTTGCCGAAGGAATACCAGTAGTCTTAATGGAAGCGATGGCTGCAGGCTTGCCTGTAGCTGCCACACAGATTGCAGGCATTAGTGAGCTAGTAGAAAATAGTGTCAACGGCTACCTCGTCCCCCCAGGCGATGCAGTTACCCTCGCTAACCGCGTAGCTCAATTATTGGCAGATCATCAATTGCGGAATAAATTTGGTAAAGCAGGTAGAGCCAAGGTGGAGCAAGACTTTAATATTTATCAGGAAGTAGCATGGCTGCATCAAGTAATGAGTGCAGCACTGCAAAGCAAGGTTGAATCTATTCGTCCTGATTTGCAACAACCAACAGTGACAACCAAACAAAAAACAGCAACAACTCATTTCTGA
- a CDS encoding glycosyltransferase, which yields MEKLLAPLPFPVTFFCHDPKRWPELFSGNEEIIPDPDTIHRRITHNEDCWIILTYLQLKQRGLNVHLSDRFIPQTICVASTLDFGARYKTFSSFIVGCRGDGFKPALSDFTIVQNKAQIESETEVLIPLWPQPGLIPRSPKRGNDIKNVVFKGWGNNLYESFRSPEFCQALEEIGVQLVVSSPLTNETVEWHDYSDADLVLAVRDLTEQDALVKPASKLINAWLAGVPALLGPEPAFRDLRRSPLDYIEVKTPEEVLDAIRRLQQDPHLYQQMVENGLKRAEEFTIDCIAQQWRDVLAGPVAQRYTRWRQRTSISRIGEFALRLFQQKIAISKADYHRHHGYRIISGKVT from the coding sequence ATGGAAAAATTGCTTGCTCCTTTGCCATTTCCTGTCACCTTCTTTTGTCATGATCCAAAGCGTTGGCCGGAGTTATTCTCAGGTAATGAAGAAATAATTCCCGATCCAGATACTATTCACAGACGAATTACTCATAATGAAGACTGCTGGATTATCCTGACCTACCTGCAATTAAAACAACGAGGTCTGAATGTACATTTATCTGATCGCTTTATACCTCAGACAATTTGTGTTGCAAGTACTTTAGATTTTGGCGCTCGATATAAAACTTTCTCTTCATTTATTGTCGGTTGTCGTGGTGATGGATTTAAGCCTGCTTTGTCTGACTTCACTATTGTGCAAAATAAAGCGCAGATTGAGTCAGAAACTGAAGTGTTGATACCTCTGTGGCCTCAACCTGGCCTCATCCCCCGCTCTCCCAAGCGAGGTAATGACATCAAAAACGTTGTATTTAAGGGATGGGGAAACAACTTATATGAGTCATTCCGTTCTCCCGAGTTCTGTCAAGCACTAGAGGAAATTGGTGTACAACTTGTAGTTAGTAGTCCACTAACAAACGAAACCGTCGAGTGGCACGATTATAGTGACGCTGATTTAGTTTTAGCAGTGCGTGACCTGACTGAACAGGATGCGCTCGTCAAACCAGCCAGTAAACTGATCAATGCTTGGTTAGCAGGTGTACCCGCATTACTTGGTCCTGAACCTGCATTTCGTGATCTGCGGCGATCGCCACTAGACTATATTGAAGTGAAAACACCAGAAGAAGTGCTAGATGCGATTCGTCGGCTTCAGCAAGATCCTCATCTCTATCAACAGATGGTTGAGAACGGACTAAAACGCGCTGAAGAATTTACCATAGACTGTATTGCACAACAATGGCGAGATGTTTTAGCTGGACCTGTAGCACAGAGATATACTCGTTGGCGTCAGCGGACATCAATAAGTCGGATAGGAGAGTTTGCACTCAGATTATTCCAGCAGAAAATAGCTATTAGTAAAGCTGACTATCATCGTCACCACGGATATCGTATTATCTCAGGCAAAGTGACATAA